ACGAACAGCACGCAGGTGATGTAGAAGCAGATCATCAACTGACCCAACTGCACCAGCGAGCCGACACCGTAGGCACCGATGGTGAACGCCATGGCACCGAACGCACCGAGTGGCGCCAGTTTCATGATCATGTTGATGATGTTGAACATCACGTGGGCAAAGCGATCGATCAGGTCAAGCAGCGGTCGGCCGTAGGAGCCCAGGCGATGCAAGGCATAACCGAAGATCACCGAGAACATCAGCACTTGCAGGATATCGCCCGTGGCGAATGCACCGACAATGGTGTTCGGGATCACGTTCAGCAGGAAGCCGACAATGCTCTGGTCTTTACTGGCCGTCACATAAGTGGCGATTTTCGAAGCGTCCAGGGTGGTCACGTCGATGTGCATGCCGGCGCCCGGTTGCACGACGTTGACTACGACCAGACCGATCAGCAAGGCGATGGTGGAAACGATTTCGAAGTACAGCAGCGCGTAGCCGCCAGTCTTGCCCACCGATTTCATGTTCTGCATGCCGGCGATGCCGCTGACAACGGTGCAGAAAATGATTGGGGCAATGACCATTTTGATCAGTTTGATGAACCCGTCACCCAGCGGCTTGAGGGCCACACCGGTCTGTGGGTAGAAGTGACCGAGCAGAATGCCGATGGCGATTGCAACGATCACCTGGAAGTACAGGGATTTGTAGAGTGGCTGACGAGTCGTCATTGCAAATTTCCTCAAGAGTCCCACGGGCAACATCCATCTGTTGTCCGCAAAACCTTAAATTGCGAACCCTCCTGCACTGGAGGGATTTGTTGTTGGAACGGCGCTTTCTCCTGAGGGATAAACGCACGCTTCTGTCGCTCTTATCGCAAACCTCGTGCCACATTGGTGCAATTCACTGCCAGCCTTTTGATATTAGGTATTACAGGTTCATTGGTGTCACCGTCCGGTCACCCAGGCATGGCGGATTTCCGCCAACTCACCGAGTCTCGTCCTACAATTTGGCGGAAATCCGCCTTGTTGCCCATGCCACCCACGGCTACCATCCGGCGCTTGAGGAAGGATTTGCCGCTTATGCGCGAACGCACCATTGCCAGTCATTTCGCCCGTGCAGCGCTCGGTGGCGCACGCCGCCAAGGGTTCGACTACGCGGGTCTGTTGCAACAACTGGGAATCAGCCCTGAATTGCTCGATGAGCCTCGTGCGCGGATCGCCCCGGAGCAGTTCACCCGGTTGATCCAGGGCCTGTGGTTGGCGCTGGACGACGAATACCTCGGTTTTGGCAAGGCACCGAGCAAACCCGGCAGCTTCGCAATGATGTGTCATGCCTCGATTCACTGCCGCAATCTGGAGAAGGCCCTGCAACGCGGCTTGATGTTTTATAGCCTATTCCCCGAAGCACCTCGCTTGAGCCTCACCCGCGAAGACGAATGGGTGCGCCTGAGCCTCGATGATTCGCAATTATGGGACCCGGATCACTTTCTCAGTGAAAGCCTGCTGGTGATCTGGCACCGCCTCGGCAGTTGGCTGATCGGCCAGCGAATCCGCCTGGAGCAGGCAACCTTCAGCTATGCGAAACCTGCGCATGGCGCTGAATACGACCTGCTGTTCCCCTGCCCTTTAGTGTTTTCAGCGCAGCAAAGCAGCCTGCTGTTCCACAGCCGCTACCTGCACATGCCACTTTTGCAGGATGAACGCACCCTCAAGCACTTCCTCGAGCGCTCCCCCGCTGACTTGCTGTCACGCCCGGATGATGGCGACAGTCTGAGCAGCCGACTGCGCCGCTTGCTCAGCCGTGACAGTGCGCGCTGGCCGGACCTGGAGGCCGTGGCCGCTCATCTGCACATCAGCCCGCAGACGCTGCGCCGGCACTTGCGCGACGAAGGCACCAGTTTTCAGGAACTGAAGGATCAACTGCGGCGGGATATCGCCATCTACCATTTGGGACGGG
The sequence above is drawn from the Pseudomonas sp. FP2196 genome and encodes:
- a CDS encoding AraC family transcriptional regulator, whose translation is MRERTIASHFARAALGGARRQGFDYAGLLQQLGISPELLDEPRARIAPEQFTRLIQGLWLALDDEYLGFGKAPSKPGSFAMMCHASIHCRNLEKALQRGLMFYSLFPEAPRLSLTREDEWVRLSLDDSQLWDPDHFLSESLLVIWHRLGSWLIGQRIRLEQATFSYAKPAHGAEYDLLFPCPLVFSAQQSSLLFHSRYLHMPLLQDERTLKHFLERSPADLLSRPDDGDSLSSRLRRLLSRDSARWPDLEAVAAHLHISPQTLRRHLRDEGTSFQELKDQLRRDIAIYHLGRADLSLQQIAEQLGFSEPSAFHRAFKKWTGLTPGAYRAQEQ
- a CDS encoding dicarboxylate/amino acid:cation symporter codes for the protein MTTRQPLYKSLYFQVIVAIAIGILLGHFYPQTGVALKPLGDGFIKLIKMVIAPIIFCTVVSGIAGMQNMKSVGKTGGYALLYFEIVSTIALLIGLVVVNVVQPGAGMHIDVTTLDASKIATYVTASKDQSIVGFLLNVIPNTIVGAFATGDILQVLMFSVIFGYALHRLGSYGRPLLDLIDRFAHVMFNIINMIMKLAPLGAFGAMAFTIGAYGVGSLVQLGQLMICFYITCVLFVVVVLGAICRAHGFSVLKLVRYIREELLIVLGTSSSESALPRMLIKMERLGAKKSVVGLVIPTGYSFNLDGTSIYLTMAAVFIAQATDTHMDITHQITLLLVLLLSSKGAAGVTGSGFIVLAATLSAVGHLPVAGLALILGIDRFMSEARALTNLVGNAVATIVVAKWVKELDTDVLQAELASGGRGISDEREEDDLGVAEGPTPSNVK